The segment AGTAGTCCCGCGTAAGGATCGACGTGATCAGCAGCGACCCCACGCCCGGGACCCCGAAGACCTGCTCGATGATGATCGTGCCGCCGATCAACCACCCGATGTTGAGGCCCAGGACCGAGATAAACGGGGTCAGCCCGTTGCGCAACAGATAGCTGACCAGCAGCGTGAGCGGGCGGAGCCCCATCGCGAGCCCGGTCGTGACGTAATCCGAATTCAGGACCTCGATCAGGCTGCTGCGGAGCGCGCGGACGAGGATCGGCGAGATGTGCAGCGCGATGGTCAGTGCCGGCAGCGTCAGGTGCCATGCCGTGTCGAACCCGCCGGCGCCAATGCCCCCGAGCGGAAACAACCGGACTTTGACGCTGAGCAGCAGCGCGAGCACGATGCCCAGCCAGAACGACGGGATCCCGATCGTGCCGGTGAACACGAGCCGGATCGCGTGATCGACCGGGGTCTCGCGCCGGACCGCGGCGAGGGTGGCGAACGGGACCGAGATCAGGAGCCCAATCAGCGCCGCATAGCCGATCAGCATCAGCGTGACCGGAATGCGCTCCATCGTGAGCGTCGAGACGTTCTCCTGGTAGAAGAACGACAAGCCGAAGTCGCCGCGCGACGCGTTCCCGAGAAAGTGCAGGTACTGGCGCCAGATCGGGAGGTTCAGCCCGAGCTGGTTCTGCACGCGCGCAATCAGCTCGGGGGTCGCGTGCTCCCCCAGGATCGCGATCGCCGGGTTGCCCGGGATGAGGCGGATCAGCATGAACACCACGATGCTGACGCCAAACAGCACGGGCAGGATCAGCAGCAGCCGCCCCGCGATGTAGCGAATCATCCGGCGATCGCGATGCCCGGGATCTCAGCGCCCGCCGTTACCCGTCGACCTCCGGGGCGGACGCAGCGCCGTCACCGCTTGCTCACGTTCTCGAAGCCGTACTTGCCCTGCGAGTTCGGTGCGAACCCCACGACGCTCGGAGAGCTCGCGTACAGCCGCGGCACGTCCACGACGTAGATCTGCGGCGCGTCGCGATTTTCGATCCGCTGCAGCTGGGTGTAGAGCGCCTGACGCTTCTTCGGATCCAGCTCGCGCCGGGCCTGGGCGACCAACTGCTGGGCCTGCGCGTTGTTGTAGAACGTGTGCGCGGCGTGCTGCGACTTGAAGTCCATCGCCACACCCATCAGCTCGTCGGGGTCCGGCGTGTCGTTC is part of the bacterium genome and harbors:
- a CDS encoding ABC transporter permease; this translates as MIRYIAGRLLLILPVLFGVSIVVFMLIRLIPGNPAIAILGEHATPELIARVQNQLGLNLPIWRQYLHFLGNASRGDFGLSFFYQENVSTLTMERIPVTLMLIGYAALIGLLISVPFATLAAVRRETPVDHAIRLVFTGTIGIPSFWLGIVLALLLSVKVRLFPLGGIGAGGFDTAWHLTLPALTIALHISPILVRALRSSLIEVLNSDYVTTGLAMGLRPLTLLVSYLLRNGLTPFISVLGLNIGWLIGGTIIIEQVFGVPGVGSLLITSILTRDYSIVQFVTLVLAFLVILVNLLTDLAYAVLDPRVSFQQ